In one Rhodopirellula halodulae genomic region, the following are encoded:
- a CDS encoding UbiA family prenyltransferase produces MNSASSTDTDLPLSARLFVWAKLVRLPNAFTVIADVSAAFLLVLGASGWLRSGDDAVASVWGSLALVIGSGVALYWGGMVLNDVFDVRADRRARSGRPLPQREIRLADARRAGWGFLLIGCGLAFFVDLVPGAIALLLSGCIVAYDGPFKRTRIAPVLMGGCRVLSFLLGATSAHAIIPEAVWQGRLLVLGEPIGWHITPVTLAFAFGMGLYITGVTTFARREAIGDRSFHLPLGWFEMAAGGVLLAFAPRAAVWFAEQDIAIRWTEGWQIDPVVIFPLTIALMIVPTLVRGWNAWQSPSPKRIQFTIKSAIMAIIPLMAAITMLGAGAIPSLCIFALILPSMRLARRFRVT; encoded by the coding sequence TTGAATTCTGCATCCTCGACCGATACTGATCTTCCGCTTTCCGCACGTCTCTTTGTGTGGGCCAAACTGGTTCGGCTTCCCAATGCGTTCACGGTGATCGCGGATGTGTCGGCTGCTTTTCTGCTGGTGCTCGGTGCCAGTGGATGGTTGCGTTCCGGGGATGATGCGGTGGCTTCCGTTTGGGGATCGCTCGCATTGGTGATCGGTTCGGGCGTCGCTCTGTATTGGGGCGGAATGGTTCTGAACGATGTGTTCGACGTGCGTGCGGACCGTCGTGCACGAAGCGGACGGCCGCTGCCACAACGCGAAATTCGATTGGCGGACGCGCGACGTGCCGGTTGGGGATTTTTGTTGATCGGCTGCGGTTTGGCGTTCTTTGTCGACTTGGTGCCGGGTGCGATTGCCTTGCTGCTCAGCGGATGCATCGTTGCTTATGACGGACCTTTCAAACGGACCAGGATTGCTCCGGTGTTGATGGGAGGTTGCCGTGTGCTGAGTTTTCTATTGGGCGCCACGTCGGCACACGCGATCATCCCCGAAGCCGTTTGGCAGGGCCGACTGCTTGTTTTGGGTGAGCCTATCGGTTGGCACATCACGCCGGTGACGTTGGCGTTTGCATTCGGGATGGGGCTCTACATCACGGGAGTCACCACGTTTGCCCGACGAGAAGCGATCGGGGATCGAAGTTTCCACCTGCCGCTGGGGTGGTTCGAGATGGCGGCAGGAGGCGTGTTGTTGGCATTCGCACCGCGTGCCGCCGTTTGGTTCGCCGAGCAAGACATAGCGATACGTTGGACGGAAGGATGGCAGATCGATCCGGTCGTGATCTTCCCCTTGACGATCGCATTGATGATCGTGCCAACGTTGGTGCGAGGTTGGAACGCATGGCAGTCGCCGTCGCCCAAACGCATTCAGTTCACGATCAAGTCGGCGATCATGGCCATCATTCCACTGATGGCAGCGATCACAATGCTCGGAGCGGGCGCGATCCCATCGCTCTGCATCTTCGCACTCATCCTCCCATCCATGCGTCTCGCCCGCCGTTTCCGCGTGACCTAA
- a CDS encoding DUF1501 domain-containing protein, whose product MDLSTPNGMTRRHFMSHLAGSSAAAAAAWTLGGNIAAQADEMRRNRKSAILLWMGGGPPTIDIWDLKPGAPTGGPFRPISTTGNAQICEHMPMMAQQMKHMSVVRSMSTREADHSRGSYYMHTGYVPNPNIEHPSYGSVVAHELMDQRPELEIPPFVSVGGAGAGPGFLGMAWSPFAVTSNGRIRNLQMKLDDQRLLQRMAALNMIESGFAKRTRDTPASEHAKVLGKTLDLMTSEQMEAFRVEKEPDEVKERYGTDNFGQGCLLARRLVEAGVPFVEVDLGGWDLHNNVHATLKDTKLPNLDRAMSALIEDLAQRELIQDTVVMWMGEFGRTPRINANAGRDHFARAWSCVVGGAGINGGLAVGETNFDGTAVETEPYSSEDLMTTVCKGLGISTETTFTSNNGRPMKIAGGGKLIRELVA is encoded by the coding sequence ATGGATCTTTCCACCCCAAACGGCATGACGCGACGTCACTTCATGAGCCACTTGGCTGGGTCATCCGCAGCCGCCGCGGCAGCGTGGACTCTGGGCGGTAACATCGCGGCACAAGCCGACGAAATGCGTCGCAATCGCAAATCAGCCATCTTGTTGTGGATGGGCGGCGGCCCACCAACGATCGACATTTGGGACCTGAAACCTGGTGCACCAACCGGCGGACCGTTCCGTCCGATCTCCACCACGGGCAACGCACAAATCTGCGAACACATGCCGATGATGGCTCAGCAGATGAAACACATGTCCGTGGTCCGCAGCATGTCCACTCGAGAGGCGGACCACAGCCGCGGCAGTTACTACATGCACACGGGCTATGTTCCTAACCCAAACATCGAGCACCCCAGCTACGGCAGCGTGGTCGCTCATGAGTTGATGGATCAACGTCCGGAGCTTGAGATTCCGCCATTCGTTTCGGTCGGCGGCGCAGGTGCCGGACCGGGGTTCCTGGGAATGGCCTGGTCTCCCTTTGCCGTGACCAGCAACGGTCGTATCCGGAACTTGCAGATGAAGCTGGATGACCAACGATTGCTGCAACGGATGGCGGCGCTCAACATGATTGAAAGTGGCTTTGCAAAGCGCACCCGTGACACCCCGGCGTCGGAACACGCCAAGGTGCTGGGCAAAACGCTGGATCTGATGACCAGCGAACAAATGGAAGCTTTCCGTGTTGAGAAGGAACCGGACGAAGTCAAAGAACGCTACGGCACCGACAATTTCGGCCAAGGCTGTTTGCTGGCTCGTCGTTTGGTCGAAGCCGGTGTGCCATTTGTCGAAGTCGATTTGGGTGGCTGGGATCTGCACAACAACGTGCACGCGACGCTGAAAGACACCAAGTTGCCGAACCTGGACCGTGCCATGAGTGCATTGATCGAAGATCTGGCACAACGGGAACTGATCCAAGACACCGTGGTGATGTGGATGGGCGAATTCGGCCGCACGCCTCGAATCAACGCCAATGCGGGCCGAGACCACTTTGCCCGAGCCTGGTCCTGCGTGGTCGGCGGTGCCGGAATCAACGGTGGTTTGGCTGTCGGAGAGACGAATTTCGACGGAACAGCGGTTGAGACGGAGCCCTACAGCAGCGAAGATCTGATGACGACGGTCTGCAAAGGCCTGGGCATTTCGACCGAAACCACCTTCACTAGCAACAACGGACGACCGATGAAAATTGCGGGTGGTGGGAAGCTCATTCGAGAATTGGTGGCCTGA
- a CDS encoding DNA methyltransferase, protein MTSLAFGQIHVADCVEGMSLLPEGCIDLAFADPPFNIGFDYDVYNDRLESDEYLKWSEEWIRGVHRALSDEGAFWLAIGDEYAAELKVLSQQIGFHCRSWVIWYYTFGVNCKFKFTRSHAHLFHFVKDPEKFKFNADDPALRIPSARQLVYNDRRANSKGRLPDDTWILRPQDLPCGFTASEDMWYFPRVAGTFKERAGFHGCQMPEQLLGRIIRSCSDQGDVVMDPFSGSATTVAVAKKLGRKFISFEMSKEYVSLGTERLKQIRVGDPLVGAADPLRSAPATRGKKNESKAEKQAREEEERQRWATQQVGPQMEFQFETMRAMTDGELINAFRDIHDGHSVDRVLLDPVLSDRLESACRRISEHEPAASRRQRLIELRASGALTAEGIHPERLTTIPTTTLERFSYAAELSWATLAQRYPEHSLDDIFIDPKLLIEYDREALLHAADADPLTLRWCATQLRSWATTAREHQPNADEPERSSPKFSAAKNWTTTSGPTSKSGSANGGLYQVLAQDGSVLFVGETSDFTVRFGDHLASESAARFWRNEAGGQPKVRTAEMAGATGPERRQLLSNWLQANQDSLHNLVELWTRETLAFEVG, encoded by the coding sequence ATGACCTCTCTCGCATTCGGACAGATCCACGTGGCCGATTGCGTGGAGGGAATGTCGTTGCTGCCTGAGGGCTGCATCGATTTGGCCTTCGCCGATCCGCCGTTCAACATCGGCTTTGACTACGACGTTTACAACGACCGGCTGGAATCCGACGAGTACCTCAAGTGGTCCGAGGAATGGATTCGGGGTGTCCACCGAGCGCTGTCGGATGAAGGAGCGTTCTGGCTCGCGATTGGCGATGAATATGCCGCCGAGCTGAAGGTGCTGTCTCAGCAGATCGGCTTTCATTGTCGAAGCTGGGTGATTTGGTACTACACGTTTGGCGTGAACTGCAAATTCAAGTTCACCCGTTCACACGCTCATCTGTTCCACTTCGTCAAAGATCCCGAGAAGTTCAAATTCAACGCGGACGATCCGGCACTTCGAATCCCATCGGCCCGTCAGTTGGTTTACAACGACCGGCGTGCAAACAGTAAAGGCCGCTTGCCCGACGACACCTGGATCCTACGTCCTCAGGACCTGCCCTGCGGGTTCACCGCCAGCGAAGACATGTGGTACTTCCCCCGCGTCGCGGGCACGTTCAAAGAGCGAGCCGGGTTCCACGGCTGCCAAATGCCAGAGCAATTGCTGGGACGGATCATCCGGTCCTGCAGCGATCAGGGCGACGTTGTCATGGACCCGTTCAGCGGCAGTGCCACCACCGTCGCAGTGGCGAAGAAGCTTGGACGCAAATTCATCAGCTTTGAGATGAGCAAGGAGTACGTAAGCCTGGGCACGGAACGTCTGAAACAAATCCGTGTTGGCGATCCCTTGGTCGGTGCCGCGGATCCGCTACGAAGTGCCCCGGCCACACGAGGCAAGAAGAACGAAAGCAAGGCTGAGAAGCAAGCTCGTGAGGAGGAAGAAAGACAACGCTGGGCAACTCAACAGGTTGGGCCTCAAATGGAATTCCAGTTTGAAACCATGCGTGCCATGACAGATGGCGAACTGATCAACGCCTTTCGCGATATTCATGATGGCCACTCCGTCGATCGGGTACTGCTCGATCCGGTCCTCAGTGATCGCCTGGAATCCGCCTGCCGCCGAATCTCCGAACACGAACCCGCTGCTTCCCGACGTCAGCGACTGATTGAACTTCGCGCGTCCGGCGCCCTGACCGCGGAAGGCATTCATCCCGAGCGTCTCACGACGATCCCGACGACCACACTGGAACGGTTCAGTTACGCCGCTGAATTGTCATGGGCAACTTTGGCGCAACGTTATCCAGAACACAGCTTGGACGATATCTTCATCGATCCGAAGTTGCTTATCGAATACGATCGAGAAGCGTTGCTGCATGCGGCCGATGCCGATCCTTTGACACTTCGGTGGTGTGCGACGCAACTGCGGTCATGGGCGACCACCGCCCGAGAGCACCAACCCAACGCGGACGAACCCGAACGATCGTCCCCGAAGTTCTCAGCCGCAAAAAACTGGACGACCACATCCGGGCCGACATCGAAAAGCGGCTCCGCCAACGGGGGCTTGTACCAAGTGCTTGCCCAAGACGGTTCCGTGTTGTTCGTCGGAGAAACTTCCGACTTCACCGTTCGTTTTGGCGACCACCTTGCCAGCGAATCCGCAGCACGCTTTTGGCGTAACGAGGCCGGCGGCCAACCCAAAGTCCGCACCGCGGAGATGGCGGGAGCGACTGGTCCGGAACGTCGTCAACTTCTTTCGAATTGGTTGCAAGCCAACCAAGATTCACTACACAACCTTGTCGAATTATGGACGCGAGAAACCTTGGCTTTTGAAGTTGGCTAA
- a CDS encoding RNA polymerase sigma factor, translated as MSELSPAELVVRHQDGIWRYLRLLGCDAATADDLTQETFLRVLRRENFVQHSDEATSEYLRRTAYNLLVSYHRKFGRIHLSESPELLDESWQRWAGKDLTGNETVEALRDCMENLTDRAREALAMRFVHNTPRVQIGENLGISDHGARNLMQRAKAQLRQCVEEKLRAVSQSS; from the coding sequence GTGAGTGAACTTTCACCAGCTGAATTGGTTGTCCGCCACCAAGACGGAATTTGGCGGTACCTGCGACTGCTCGGATGCGATGCCGCCACGGCGGACGATTTGACGCAGGAGACGTTTCTGCGTGTACTTCGGCGTGAAAACTTCGTTCAACATTCAGACGAAGCCACTTCGGAATACCTCCGGCGAACCGCATACAACCTGCTGGTTTCCTACCACCGAAAGTTTGGACGGATCCATCTTTCCGAGTCGCCGGAGTTGTTGGACGAAAGCTGGCAACGTTGGGCGGGCAAGGATTTGACAGGAAACGAAACCGTCGAAGCTCTCCGAGATTGTATGGAGAACCTCACCGACCGGGCTCGCGAGGCATTGGCCATGCGTTTTGTCCACAACACGCCTCGTGTCCAAATCGGTGAAAACCTAGGGATTTCCGACCACGGTGCCCGCAATTTGATGCAACGTGCCAAGGCACAACTTCGCCAGTGCGTGGAAGAAAAACTCCGCGCCGTTTCACAATCGTCATGA